A section of the Streptobacillus felis genome encodes:
- the tsaD gene encoding tRNA (adenosine(37)-N6)-threonylcarbamoyltransferase complex transferase subunit TsaD: MLILAIESSCDETSVAILENGKKVLSNVIASQIDIHKEYGGVVPEIASRHHIQNILTVYDKALKEANCKISDISYIAVTNTPGLIGSLLVGLMFAKGLSLSNNIPLIPVNHIDGHIFSTFIDNEPKLPMLTLVASGGHTSLYLINENKELNLLGETLDDAIGEAYDKVARILGFEYPGGPLLEKLAFMGNNSIEIPTPQVSGYDFSFSGIKTFITNYINKKKMKGEDFSKEDVAKAFQDKVIEVLVAKLSTAAKENNIKSLSVVGGVSANKAIREAIVKSDNFKDIDIIFPKFEYCTDNAAMIAAACYHKNLKEENMFIDAINTKRKKQGGF; encoded by the coding sequence ATGTTAATTTTAGCTATTGAAAGTTCTTGTGATGAAACATCTGTTGCCATACTTGAAAATGGTAAAAAAGTTTTAAGTAATGTTATTGCAAGTCAAATAGATATACATAAAGAATATGGTGGAGTAGTTCCTGAAATTGCTTCAAGACACCATATTCAAAATATTTTAACAGTATATGATAAAGCATTAAAAGAAGCAAACTGCAAAATTAGTGATATATCATATATTGCTGTTACTAATACTCCTGGACTTATAGGGTCACTTTTAGTTGGCCTTATGTTTGCAAAAGGACTAAGTTTATCAAATAATATACCATTAATACCTGTAAATCATATTGATGGGCATATTTTTTCAACATTTATAGATAATGAACCAAAATTGCCTATGCTTACTTTAGTAGCATCAGGAGGACACACTTCCCTATATTTAATTAATGAAAATAAAGAATTAAATTTACTTGGAGAAACCCTAGATGATGCTATAGGAGAAGCCTATGATAAGGTTGCAAGAATTTTAGGTTTTGAATATCCTGGAGGTCCCCTACTTGAAAAATTGGCATTTATGGGTAATAATAGTATTGAAATACCAACTCCTCAAGTTTCAGGATATGATTTTAGTTTTAGTGGAATTAAAACATTTATTACTAACTACATTAATAAGAAGAAAATGAAAGGTGAAGATTTTTCAAAAGAAGATGTAGCTAAAGCCTTCCAAGATAAGGTTATTGAAGTATTAGTAGCCAAATTATCTACGGCAGCAAAAGAGAATAATATTAAAAGTTTATCAGTAGTCGGAGGAGTTTCAGCAAATAAGGCAATACGTGAAGCTATAGTCAAATCAGATAATTTTAAAGATATAGATATAATATTCCCTAAGTTTGAATATTGTACCGACAATGCTGCAATGATTGCTGCAGCTTGTTATCATAAAAACTTAAAAGAAGAGAATATGTTTATAGATGCAATAAATACAAAAAGAAAAAAACAAGGAGGATTCTAA
- a CDS encoding DUF4912 domain-containing protein: MYRTIISVLILLLAVAYIKNKRKKTENTVIDLKEKKNVKEVGTMVKNDDVEKVEMIDLETSDLSLREILKLKRVKIGSYRNYPNQISLKHIYRRKPKYLNRGYTFTENNHDEDKMKVEMSKYILFEQQEAKYFNKRPLPEQYHKNEIVLIPKNTDTLFTYWEIREDYYYDLSQKIRLNNENPIIILKTIEGEEKVKIQTFTRNGSMYINNVDPNQEYIVYLGYLDEFNNFIEVAHSTEANVPNPVPSNNFDVIWGISEIENINGYQIINFRSVDKNNIESYLGYQQEVLDKELLSDEEIQSLVRREEESKLLNGSSYQGSSFLGSSNKIN, translated from the coding sequence ATGTACAGAACTATTATATCAGTACTTATATTACTATTAGCAGTCGCATACATAAAAAACAAAAGAAAAAAAACTGAAAACACGGTAATTGACTTAAAAGAAAAAAAAAATGTAAAAGAGGTTGGGACTATGGTAAAAAATGATGATGTCGAAAAAGTAGAAATGATAGATTTAGAAACTTCAGATTTAAGTCTAAGAGAAATTTTAAAACTTAAAAGGGTTAAAATTGGTAGTTATAGAAACTATCCTAATCAAATTTCTTTAAAGCATATTTATAGAAGAAAACCAAAATATTTAAATAGAGGTTATACTTTCACTGAAAATAATCATGATGAAGATAAAATGAAAGTAGAAATGTCTAAATATATTTTATTTGAACAACAAGAAGCTAAATATTTTAATAAAAGACCACTTCCTGAACAATACCATAAAAATGAAATCGTTCTAATTCCTAAAAATACAGATACATTATTCACATATTGGGAAATAAGAGAAGATTATTACTATGATTTAAGTCAAAAAATAAGATTAAATAATGAAAATCCTATAATAATATTAAAAACTATTGAAGGAGAAGAAAAAGTAAAAATACAAACTTTCACTAGAAATGGAAGTATGTATATTAACAATGTAGATCCTAATCAAGAATATATAGTATACTTAGGTTACTTAGATGAATTCAATAACTTTATAGAAGTTGCACACTCAACTGAAGCAAATGTTCCAAATCCAGTACCGTCAAATAACTTTGATGTAATATGGGGAATATCTGAAATAGAAAATATTAATGGATATCAAATTATTAACTTTAGGTCTGTTGATAAAAATAACATAGAATCATATTTAGGATATCAACAAGAAGTATTAGATAAAGAATTATTATCAGATGAAGAAATACAATCATTAGTAAGAAGAGAAGAAGAATCTAAATTATTAAATGGATCTTCTTATCAAGGATCATCATTTTTAGGTTCATCAAATAAAATTAATTAA